Genomic window (Thermoflexus hugenholtzii JAD2):
CATCGTCATTGATTTCACCCCGAAGGGTGAAACCAACGACCGGCCGCTTCCTGCTTCATCGACCCATAGCTCGTAGACCGACCCTTGCGGGCCGTTCCGCCGCCAGAGGGATCTCCACAGGCGTCACTTCCCGGGGAACTCCCGGTAGGGCTGTTGAGGGTAGCCAACCCGTAGTTTCGCAAATTGAGGGCCGCGTTGAGATCCCGGTCCACCTCCAGCCCGCAGGCTTCACAGCAGAAGATCCGCCGGGACAGGGGAAGGGCAGGACCCACCCCGCCGCACCGCGAGCAC
Coding sequences:
- a CDS encoding RNA-guided endonuclease InsQ/TnpB family protein, giving the protein DVGWGMFRRMLEYKCCWYGAVLITAPRHFPSTRMCSRCGGVGPALPLSRRIFCCEACGLEVDRDLNAALNLRNYGLATLNSPTGSSPGSDACGDPSGGGTARKGRSTSYGSMKQEAAGRWFHPSG